In archaeon CG10_big_fil_rev_8_21_14_0_10_43_11, the genomic stretch CCAGAACCGTATTGCGCGGCACGCTTTTTCTCTTCTGAAAATTCTTCAGCAATGCCAAGCGCGCGGGAAACATCGCGTAACACCTGCTTATTTTTTCCATCCCTTATTTTAAGCGCAGAAGGAAGAGAAAGCGCGTACTGCACAAGAGCTTTGTCAAGAAAAGGAAAGCGCAGCTCGGTTGTGTTGTGCATGCTCAGCACGTCATCACGATACGTATTTTTCTCAAAGAGCTTAAGCAGGTCGCTATAACAATCAAGATTCACCTTTTTTGCGCGAGTGTGTCGCGCATAGCCAGCAAAAAGCTCATCAGCGCCAAGACCAGAGAACAGCACCTTGCATCCGTCTTCGTGCGCGCGTTTGCTTGCAAAATAGGTTACAAGGCCAACACCCGCTTTGACAACATTCGTATCCTGAATAAGAGGGATAATTTTTGTGAGCGCGGTTTTTATGTCATCTTCACTAACCTCAACACTAACAAGAGAGAGTCCGCGTGCTTTTGCTGCGCGCTTTGCATGCAAGATATCTTTGCTTCCCTTCATGCCAACAACATAACACGTAAAGGGCACGTTTTCACGTGCGAGAAGATAAGCAATAATAAGCGAATCAAGACCCCCTGAAAAGAGAACCCCCATTTTTGCGTTTGCAACGCGCTTTCGAATCGCAATTTGCAACAGTTCGCGCACGCGTATCAACGCGTCAGCGCGGGATACCTCCTGTTCAGGAGGTAACACAAATGACTGCACGTGGCGTGTGAGCTCGTTTTTTTCAACAGAATACTCAAGTAAGTGGCGCGGGTGAAGCTCAAAAACAGTGTTGAGATTGTACACTTCAAGCGCGCGCTTCTCGCTTGCCACGCAAAAGCCGTTCTCAGCAGAGTACCAAACAGGCTTAATGCCAAGCAGGTCTCGAGCAACCCAGACTTGTGAGGGCGTTGCGTAGATAAAAGCAAAGACACCATCAAGAAGGGGCAGGGTTTTTTTCACGCCAACAGTATTAAGTAACCGTAAGAGAAGGTCGGCATCATTTTGTGCGCTTAGATTGTATTCTTGTGCAAGTTCCTGCCAATTGTAAATCTCACAATTTGCAACAAGAACATTGCCCTCACGCACAAGAGGCTGGGAAATATGGCCCACGAGCGCGTGAAGAGTATGACCAACAGATCCATAGCTAAGCGGTTTTGTGTCAG encodes the following:
- a CDS encoding ATP-binding protein; translation: MCAILGLFNTHFDIVRGLELMRARGNDGSDTKPLSYGSVGHTLHALVGHISQPLVREGNVLVANCEIYNWQELAQEYNLSAQNDADLLLRLLNTVGVKKTLPLLDGVFAFIYATPSQVWVARDLLGIKPVWYSAENGFCVASEKRALEVYNLNTVFELHPRHLLEYSVEKNELTRHVQSFVLPPEQEVSRADALIRVRELLQIAIRKRVANAKMGVLFSGGLDSLIIAYLLARENVPFTCYVVGMKGSKDILHAKRAAKARGLSLVSVEVSEDDIKTALTKIIPLIQDTNVVKAGVGLVTYFASKRAHEDGCKVLFSGLGADELFAGYARHTRAKKVNLDCYSDLLKLFEKNTYRDDVLSMHNTTELRFPFLDKALVQYALSLPSALKIRDGKNKQVLRDVSRALGIAEEFSEEKKRAAQYGSGFDVFIAKQSTKTKSHYLKQFYPRPNARLAALVSGGKDSIAALHLMYNQNYEITCLATLESENKDSFMFHTPNTHLVQLQACALGIPLVVATTKGEKEKELLDLKLLLEKAQKQYAIEGVITGALYSNYQRTRIEAVCEELGLKVFSPLWHVNQYDYMKSLFKQGYAITISSVAAEGFDKNWIGKILTRADVEKLKTLQQRVGVNVAGEGGEYESLVLDAPLFKTKLVLKEFKT